The Tardibacter chloracetimidivorans region GCGAAGGTCCAGAACTTGCTGACGATGAAGCTGTGCACGGTGGCAACGGCATAGCCGATGAAGCTCGCGATCCATTCGTCAACGCCATAGCGCTCGTTCAGCACGAACAGTATGACAAGGCAGATGCTGGTGTTGAGTACACCGGTGACGCCGAAGCGCAGGATCTGCCCGGCAAGCTCCCGATTCCTGCCGCCTGCTGGCGTGCCCGCCGTGTTCTTTGAAGACCTCGTGTCCACCTCGGCAGGCCCGTACATATTTGCGCAACCCTTTTTGCCCTTGCAGATCGTTATTGCGGTGCAAAATGCGGCAATGCACCTGTTTATCCCTGAATCATTGCCGCCTTGTTAGGAAAATACGCTCAACCGTAACGAACCTACCACCATCTGTTAGGTTGCGCCACGAACCCGGCGGCCTGCTCAAGCGCATAGGAGGCATTGAGCACGCCCGCCTCGTCCAGTGGCCTGCCGATAATCTGAAGCCCGAGCGGAAGCCCCTGCGCATCCAGCCCGCCGGGCACCGACATCGCGGGCAGGCCCGCAAGGCTCGCCGGAACGGTGAAGACGTCATTGAGGTACATGGCGATCGGGTCCGACACCTTCTCGCCAAGCGCGAAGGCGGCCGACGGCGCGGTCGGCGTCAGAAGCACGTCGCACTTGTCCCAGACCTGCTCGAAGTCGCGCGCGATCAGCGCCCGCACCTTCTGCGCCTTCATGTAATAGGCGTCGTAGAACCCCGCCGACAGCACATAGGTGCCGATCATGATGCGCCGCTTGACCTCCGCCCCGAAGCCCGCCGAGCGGGTTTCCGCATACATGTCGTCAAGGCTGCCGTTGTCGGGCGCGACGCGCAGGCCGTAGCGCACCCCGTCATAGCGCGCGAGGTTTGAGGATGCCTCGGCCGGAGCGACGATGTAATAGGTCGCAAGCGCATGATGCGTGTGGGGAAGCGAGACTTCGACGATCTCCGCCCCTGCACCCTTCAGCCATTCGACGCCGTCGGCCCAGAGCTTGTCGATCTCGCCGGGCATGCCGTCGACGCG contains the following coding sequences:
- a CDS encoding GtrA family protein, which codes for MYGPAEVDTRSSKNTAGTPAGGRNRELAGQILRFGVTGVLNTSICLVILFVLNERYGVDEWIASFIGYAVATVHSFIVSKFWTFAGQHERKAHHQFIAFVILNVIGAVMFSTGVHLLTPVLGLRPGSLVATAVVVVFNFIGSRTLVFRRAAE